tacatgAATGTAGATCGATTCAGCGGAAATCTGGAAAATAGAAAGCATAAGAAATTGGACCATTGGTTTACCTTTCGAAATCGGAAGCGTCAGGCTGCAGCGGCGGTCCGGCGGAGGAGAAGCTGGTCTGGGCCGGCGTCTGCTCGTCCTAGAGGAGAGACGGCGGAAATCGGAATGGAGGTGCAGTCGTGCAGAGAATGGAGGCGCTGGGGGTGGTCGCCGGTTAGAGAGGCGCCGGCTGCCGGCTGGGAAGTGTGGAGGATGGAGGCGCGGCTGGGAGGGAGGGAGGAAACTTAGAGTTTCGAAATGGAGAAAGGAGAAGGGAGGCGCCGCTGGGGAGCCTGGGAGTTGCAAAATGTTGATGAAAAATTGAGGCTAGGGTTTACTTTTACCActtgtaatataaaatataaaataaataacatattatatatatatatatatatatatcatgatcggttcggttcggttcataaCCGAACCAAAACTAAAAAATCGACAACCGAACCGATTATGATCGGTTTTTAAgtataaaaaccgaaccgaaccgacaacCAGAAAttctaaaaccgaaccgaaccagaaatgatcggttcggtcggttttttcggttcggtcgGTTCGATGCTCAGCCCTAGATGCAGAGTCAGAACAGAAatcaaaagaaacaagaaatcACGAAGAAAATTCATTAATTACCCAAAAGGGGATGAAACTGTACATTACAACTAGCAAGCAATCAAATGTTTATAAAGAGTAAATTTACAAGTCTTGACAAAAAAATGAGGAAAGGGAAAAGTAAAGGCAGCTAGGAGGGAGGAGCAGGGGCAGCGGAGTCTGGAGGAGCAGGGGCCGAGGAGAGTGGAGCCGACGGACTAGCGGGAACAGCAGCTTCAGAGGGCTCGCCAGAGGGACCCCCTTCCTCGAACACCGGCAAAGTGTCCGAGTCTTTCACCTCCGGCAAGCGCTGCTCCACATCTAACAACTTCAATGCCTCTTGAGCATATATTGTCTCGTTCTTATACAGGGCATAGAGTTGATCCACCGCTGCGGAGAAAGAGGCGGGATCCTTAAGGGCGGAGGCCCTGAAGCCAGAGGGCAGAGGGGGCTCCATGCTGAATTGAGAGAATCCCAAAGAGCtatggtggacgtcgtataccaccaaataattcctgcagaattaccaaaataaattagtataatggtaagcagagtcgatcccacagagatcagttaaaaatcattcaaacccctaaacctataaaaacggtgatgccaccacgccttaattttaagaagaattaattaaactaagaatgcaatatttaatcaaataaaagactcttgaattaaatcaattaaaaaggtaattcggctcaaataaatccacactaatttaatctctgatcctcgacgcaataattaattaatccctattaaccaattagttataggataccgtgatacgcactgacataccccaattcctacttactgtgtcgatagacggctagatacgctagtcctatctatttcccttattaaaatataacctagctggatacgccagtcttagatttaatattctaatagcattaagatgaaggaacacaatttatatcaattatcctagatacgctagtaataattaatataccaattaattcctactacgaacatggtagttttatcactaatcagccttattccaacaattacggattggaggtgctaattgactgtaattaaacctaagttggccagacttaaataaaattagaattatctttaaaccctaggaattaatcgaaattaataggaatcaattttaaaaccaattaggtctcacaaattattaaattaatgctTCATTATTCTCCCCAAATTAAAagcttagctactcataattaaattaacaacaaccaaaaaaataaaagaaaacataataatcaaatatgatAAACAAATAATACGCAAATTAAAACTAACGAAATAATTAAAAACGATTGAATTTAAACTTGAATAAAATTAACCACAATTCTTCTACTCCTTCACGATCCAGCTGCAATTCTTCTTAAAGTTAAAAACTAGAGAAAGCAATAACAATAAACAAAAGAACTTGCATGCATGAAAAAATCGTTCTGCTCCAAAACTAAGGAAAATAAAGTGTGTTCCTAATTATAATCAAAGTCAAACTCTATCCCCAAGTCTAAAGTTGCGGCTATATGTAAAAACCTTGTTCAATGGGAATTAGAATCCCTTAAGTAGCCGACTCTCTCTAACAATATGGGCTTCGGCCCCTTTAATAAAACAcaacccaaaataattaaaataagagttttgggcttaattaaatgtaaaataattaactccaagcccaatctctaaattCCTCCACAATCAACTCTAATCTTCATCAAAAGCTCGATTTCCACCAACTTCTTCCATCCACGAGATCTATCCCCAATccatctaattcctgcgccaaatgTCAACAATCTGGATAATATCAAGGAAAAATCAATGGCAAAACGACACGAAAATAGataactaaatcacacacatcaagCTAGCACCAGGCTGACCCCTCAGTTGATCCACAAACTTCGCCAGGGAAGTGCAGAAGGGGGGCCAATACACAGGAGCAGTAGGCACCGGCTCAGGGTAGACCCCAAAGGCAAATTGGGGAAGGGCCTTCTCCAAAACCGGGTACCACCACCCCGGCTTCTTTGGGGACTCAGCAGTGATCCCCAACAGCCTGTTCAGATCTTCATCCTTGATGTTGTCCATCAAGGCCTCCATATCCAGGGCAGCGGCCTGCTCCGCCGACGCTCCCAACATCTCCGCCGTCTTCATCGCTGTCTGCTTTATCACATGGGCGAAGATTTGGGCGAACCCCTCCAGATAATCGGGAGTCTTCTGAAAGGCTGCCAGGGTACCCTCCAGCATTATGCCCAGGAACTGCTGGCCCTGGGGAGAAAGAAAAAACTCCAGGCGCTGGTCCCGGGCCCCCATCACGTAGCCCCGGTGTTGGGCACCCTCACAGGCTTTCTTCCAGTTACGCCTGGACTCCCGGTGCTCCGTCTCATACCTCATCCGGAACCGGACAAGGTTATCGTAGCCTTCCTTCTTAGCCCTCTCCAGCTCAGAGGCTAGAgaggccttctccacctccACTTGGGCAAGGTGGGCCTGCAGCGCAGTCACGTCCGCTTCGGCCTTGCTGTATCGCTCCACCATGCCCGCGACCTCCTCGTCGCGCTTCGCCGTCAACTCCCTCTCCTTTTTCAGGTCATTTTCCAGTGCATCGTAACCATTGATGCACTGAATGGCCTCTCCGACCCGGGACTCCAGCTGCAGGTAAACAAAGGGAagtgtcagagcagagaaatcataaGGTCAGTAACAAAATCACTAAAACAAGGTAAATaatgcagggtacctgaaggCACAGCTGACCGAGGCTGTTAGTCAGTGTCGCCCGCTTCATCTTTTTCATCGCTTCCCGATCCTGGGGATGGATATGGGAATGCAATGTGCGGACAAAATCCCGCCCCTTCAGAGACAAGATCGGCTTGGAGCCCGAGGCCTCTGACTCCCTCGCGGGCAGGGCCAGAGCCTTGCCTCCTGCAGCATCCACGGAGACTGCCTCCGCTTCACTTGCTGGCTCAGCCTCCGGGTCTACGAACTTGCTGGCCTTTTGCTGGCCAGCCATCCTCCGCTTTTCAGCGAGGGCAACCACAGCAGCCTTCCGCTTCTTCTGCAGGAAGGCAGGAGTCGGGATATCTTGGACTGTTGCGGGAATGGGGACATCATCATCAATATC
The genomic region above belongs to Salvia miltiorrhiza cultivar Shanhuang (shh) chromosome 5, IMPLAD_Smil_shh, whole genome shotgun sequence and contains:
- the LOC131024692 gene encoding uncharacterized protein LOC131024692 isoform X2, whose protein sequence is MEPMIDPSSSIPELIKFIKHSFRECEFDEVQNTLMEREKSMKVEMEKLVRECDELKKQVDFLERSKGYSELEKCDLEEKLRESQKKGEELDKMIVQTNEKFEKLRSEKHDVENELVRSIGKCEEMDERLAKMGKEIEELRRESLYANKTIEELKAKEIEADRVVQELKRQNNEAAAAIDTELEKNMQNGEVNPEEDRATESPEFPAISGSHASVMQSGGEAPAEKAVASSFAAGKVVIVICDSDSDGETHIPDTLSGQTKRRKISTSAAPSRCRSLPSSRVEERAGALQKSRTVDRIDSTDSDDSISAGYTNNLTAMIESRGNNNKGAGGSGSGRVEGGSTIPVVDIDDDVPIPATVQDIPTPAFLQKKRKAAVVALAEKRRMAGQQKASKFVDPEAEPASEAEAVSVDAAGGKALALPARESEASGSKPILSLKGRDFVRTLHSHIHPQDREAMKKMKRATLTNSLGQLCLQLESRVGEAIQCINGYDALENDLKKERELTAKRDEEVAGMVERYSKAEADVTALQAHLAQVEVEKASLASELERAKKEGYDNLVRFRMRYETEHRESRRNWKKACEGAQHRGYVMGARDQRLEFFLSPQGQQFLGIMLEGTLAAFQKTPDYLEGFAQIFAHVIKQTAMKTAEMLGASAEQAAALDMEALMDNIKDEDLNRLLGITAESPKKPGWWYPVLEKALPQFAFGVYPEPVPTAPVYWPPFCTSLAKFVDQLRGQPGASLMN
- the LOC131024692 gene encoding uncharacterized protein LOC131024692 isoform X1, with amino-acid sequence MEPMIDPSSSIPELIKFIKHSFRECEFDEVQNTLMEREKSMKVEMEKLVRECDELKKQVDFLERSKGYSELEKCDLEEKLRESQKKGEELDKMIVQTNEKFEKLRSEKHDVENELVRSIGKCEEMDERLAKMGKEIEELRRESLYANKTIEELKAKEIEADRVVQELKRQNNEAAAAIDTELEKNMQNGEVNPEEDRATESPEFPAISGSHASVMQSGGEAPAEKAVASSFAAGKVVIVICDSDSDGETHIPDTLSGQTKRRKISTSAAPSRCRSLPSSRVEERAGALQKSRTVDRIDSTDSDDSISAGYTNNLTAMIESRGNNNKGAGGSGSGRVEGGSTIPVVDIDDDVPIPATVQDIPTPAFLQKKRKAAVVALAEKRRMAGQQKASKFVDPEAEPASEAEAVSVDAAGGKALALPARESEASGSKPILSLKGRDFVRTLHSHIHPQDREAMKKMKRATLTNSLGQLCLQLESRVGEAIQCINGYDALENDLKKERELTAKRDEEVAGMVERYSKAEADVTALQAHLAQVEVEKASLASELERAKKEGYDNLVRFRMRYETEHRESRRNWKKACEGAQHRGYVMGARDQRLEFFLSPQGQQFLGIMLEGTLAAFQKTPDYLEGFAQIFAHVIKQTAMKTAEMLGASAEQAAALDMEALMDNIKDEDLNRLLGITAESPKKPGWWYPVLEKALPQFAFGVYPEPVPTAPVYWPPFCTSLAKFVDQLRGQPGASLMCVI